The Deinococcus sp. Marseille-Q6407 genome has a window encoding:
- the gatB gene encoding Asp-tRNA(Asn)/Glu-tRNA(Gln) amidotransferase subunit GatB, translating into MTGAPDPLFQQTGYQAVIGLEVHLQLNTHSKLLSSCPADYHGAEPNTYTDPVSLGLPGTLPVLNAEALELSLRFGLGLNCTVEGVTQFHRKHYFYPDSSKNFQLSQWDKPVAHGGYLDVEGGRVGITRAHLEEDAGKLLHPAYVPYSELDLNRAGTPLIEMVTEPDIRSGAHARAFLETVQAIARALGVSHASPEEGQMRCDVNISLHQPGEPWGTKVEVKNLNSFRSVERAITYEWQRQARRLAAGETITQDTLGWDEGGGKTFLMRTKEGEADYRYMAEPDLPELHITPEWAAAVRSRMPELPAQKLERYQAAGLRESDARTVSMDVTLSRFLDAALESGTAPIQKLANWLLSEVPGSLGEGETLETSALQPAHLAELVTLVESGDLTGRSAKDLLPAVMQGQSPRALAEAQGLLGQAGAGELEAAIDAAIAADPDTVAQVRGGNKKAINALFGAVMKATGGKANPKAARELLTRKLEN; encoded by the coding sequence ATGACTGGCGCCCCTGACCCACTGTTTCAGCAGACCGGCTACCAGGCTGTAATCGGGCTGGAAGTCCACCTGCAGCTGAACACCCACTCCAAACTGCTCAGCTCCTGCCCCGCCGACTACCACGGCGCCGAGCCCAACACCTACACCGACCCGGTCAGCCTGGGTCTCCCCGGCACCCTGCCGGTGCTGAACGCTGAAGCGCTGGAACTCAGCCTGCGTTTCGGCCTGGGGCTGAACTGCACGGTGGAAGGCGTGACCCAGTTTCACCGCAAGCACTATTTCTACCCGGATTCCTCCAAGAACTTTCAGCTCTCGCAGTGGGATAAGCCGGTGGCGCACGGCGGTTATCTGGACGTGGAAGGTGGCCGGGTGGGCATTACCCGCGCCCACTTGGAAGAAGACGCCGGCAAGCTGCTGCACCCGGCCTACGTGCCCTACTCGGAGCTGGACCTTAACCGCGCCGGCACGCCCCTGATCGAGATGGTCACCGAGCCGGATATCCGCTCGGGAGCGCACGCCCGCGCCTTTCTGGAAACCGTGCAGGCGATTGCCCGCGCCCTGGGCGTCAGCCACGCCAGCCCCGAAGAAGGCCAGATGCGCTGTGACGTGAACATCAGCCTGCACCAGCCCGGCGAGCCGTGGGGCACCAAGGTAGAGGTAAAAAACCTCAACTCGTTCCGCTCGGTGGAGCGGGCCATCACCTACGAGTGGCAGCGTCAGGCGCGGCGCCTGGCCGCCGGCGAGACGATCACCCAGGACACCCTGGGCTGGGACGAGGGCGGCGGCAAGACTTTCCTGATGCGCACCAAGGAGGGCGAGGCCGACTACCGCTACATGGCCGAGCCGGACCTGCCGGAGCTGCACATCACCCCCGAGTGGGCGGCGGCGGTGCGCTCGCGGATGCCCGAGCTGCCGGCGCAGAAGCTGGAGCGCTACCAGGCGGCGGGCCTGCGTGAATCCGACGCCCGCACGGTCAGCATGGACGTGACCCTCAGCCGCTTTCTGGATGCGGCGCTGGAAAGCGGCACCGCCCCTATCCAGAAACTGGCCAACTGGCTGCTGAGCGAGGTGCCCGGCAGCCTGGGTGAGGGCGAAACACTGGAGACTTCTGCCCTGCAGCCCGCGCACCTGGCCGAGCTGGTCACGCTGGTCGAAAGCGGCGACCTGACCGGGCGCAGCGCCAAGGACCTGCTGCCGGCCGTAATGCAGGGCCAGTCTCCCCGCGCACTGGCCGAAGCCCAGGGCCTGCTGGGGCAGGCTGGCGCAGGCGAGCTGGAAGCGGCCATCGACGCGGCCATCGCTGCCGATCCGGATACGGTGGCCCAGGTGCGCGGCGGCAACAAGAAGGCCATTAACGCCCTATTCGGGGCCGTGATGAAAGCCACCGGCGGCAAGGCCAACCCTAAGGCCGCGCGCGAGCTGCTGACCCGGAAGCTGGAAAACTGA
- a CDS encoding CPBP family intramembrane glutamic endopeptidase, giving the protein MSQPETPAVIPPAASPPPASPAPAGPGSGVTALGGNRAALTVLLVQAVGAPVLMTQFGLNAVLAFVVTIALNVVLLFTVFRRDFAALRADTRWTTPPSWGLALAVFLVAFIASRAWSAAALAFSPQLPVADTVNVLTGAGSSAWLMVLTGGVLVPIIEEIAFRGLMLRGHERAAGFGLAALTTTVAFSLAHGVPLSVAGILPLAYALARLVQHTGSLWNSVIVHVLNNGLVLLAVVALGDRLPLDQMTSAAQGAEAGLDHLSPLVGAAAFVLGAGLLLVLHLWLTPKPDPQERSAPGPWLSGAYLLILLFGLLNMALSFPSVLEWVRGLLSSGRLFS; this is encoded by the coding sequence ATGTCTCAGCCTGAAACGCCCGCTGTTATCCCGCCCGCTGCCTCACCGCCACCCGCCTCGCCTGCCCCCGCCGGGCCGGGCAGCGGTGTTACCGCTCTGGGCGGCAACCGCGCGGCGCTCACCGTGCTGCTGGTGCAGGCGGTGGGTGCCCCGGTTCTGATGACGCAGTTTGGGCTGAATGCGGTGCTGGCCTTCGTGGTCACCATTGCGCTGAATGTGGTGCTGTTGTTCACGGTGTTTCGGCGCGACTTTGCCGCGCTGCGGGCCGATACTCGCTGGACCACCCCACCCAGCTGGGGGCTGGCGCTGGCGGTGTTTCTGGTAGCCTTTATCGCCTCGCGGGCCTGGTCGGCGGCGGCGCTGGCCTTTTCGCCGCAGCTGCCGGTGGCCGATACCGTCAATGTCTTGACCGGCGCCGGCAGCAGCGCCTGGCTGATGGTGCTGACCGGCGGCGTACTGGTCCCGATCATCGAAGAAATCGCTTTCCGGGGCTTGATGCTGCGCGGGCACGAGCGGGCGGCCGGGTTCGGGCTGGCGGCGCTGACCACCACAGTGGCGTTCTCGCTGGCGCACGGGGTGCCGCTCAGCGTGGCGGGCATCTTGCCGCTGGCTTACGCGCTGGCCCGGCTGGTGCAGCACACCGGCAGCCTCTGGAACAGTGTGATTGTTCACGTGCTGAACAACGGCTTGGTGCTGCTGGCAGTGGTGGCGCTGGGCGACCGGCTGCCGCTGGACCAGATGACCTCGGCGGCCCAGGGCGCGGAGGCAGGGCTGGACCATCTCAGCCCACTGGTGGGCGCCGCCGCCTTTGTGCTGGGCGCCGGGCTGCTGCTGGTGTTGCACCTGTGGCTGACGCCGAAGCCCGACCCGCAGGAACGTTCCGCCCCCGGCCCCTGGCTCAGTGGTGCCTACCTGCTGATTCTGCTGTTCGGCCTGCTGAATATGGCCCTGTCGTTTCCCAGCGTGCTGGAGTGGGTGCGCGGGCTGCTCAGCTCGGGTCGCCTGTTTTCCTGA
- a CDS encoding DUF456 domain-containing protein: MTLASLVFLVAWLLALAGSFVPVIPATALLLLGAAAGVWIKGYAGPGDGIFLGVLVLLTLVSSFADNIAAAWGAGRYGGSRQAMWGAVAGSLAGLFLGPLSIIFGPLLGAFAAELLLLRRPVDEAARSAFGTLVGLLTGMAAKFVLNFVIGLWVLWRFWGQGPALF, from the coding sequence ATGACGCTCGCTTCCTTGGTCTTTCTGGTCGCCTGGCTGCTGGCCCTGGCGGGCAGCTTTGTTCCGGTGATTCCGGCCACTGCCCTGCTGCTGCTCGGCGCGGCGGCAGGAGTGTGGATTAAAGGCTACGCGGGCCCCGGCGACGGCATTTTCCTGGGCGTGCTGGTGCTGCTGACCCTGGTGTCCAGCTTTGCCGACAACATCGCGGCCGCCTGGGGCGCAGGCCGCTACGGGGGCAGCCGGCAGGCCATGTGGGGCGCAGTGGCCGGCAGCCTTGCCGGGCTGTTTCTGGGGCCGCTGAGCATCATCTTCGGGCCACTGCTGGGCGCTTTTGCCGCCGAGCTACTACTGCTACGCCGCCCGGTGGATGAGGCTGCCCGCAGCGCTTTCGGCACCCTGGTGGGCCTGCTGACCGGCATGGCGGCCAAATTCGTGCTGAACTTCGTGATTGGCCTCTGGGTACTGTGGCGCTTCTGGGGACAGGGGCCGGCGCTGTTCTAA
- a CDS encoding thiolase family protein, whose translation MAKSVIVAASRTPTGKFLGSLSDVTAVELGSITLAETMRRSGVDPQLIEEVIMGQVIQTGSGQAPARQAAIMAGVPDTAGAMTINKVCGSGLKSVILAAQSIRAGDQQAVLAGGMESMSNAPYLLPGARKGYRMGHKEVVDANMQDGLWCSINDEGMGMTAERVADKYGITRDEQDAFAIASHKKAVAATDAGLFKEEIVPVTVKGRKGDTVVDTDESPRRDTSEETLARLKPAFKQGGTVTAGNAPGLNDGAASLMVVSEEFAQSHGLTPLAEIIDYATAGLDPKWIMMTPVPATQKLMEKLKMDVADVDLWELNEAFSVQSLAVGRELGLDLDRVNVNGGAVALGHPIGASGARILVTLLGALKQQNKELGVATLCMGGGNGLAMAVRRLS comes from the coding sequence ATGGCAAAATCTGTGATTGTGGCGGCGTCGCGTACGCCGACCGGTAAATTTCTGGGCTCCCTCAGCGATGTGACGGCGGTGGAGCTGGGCAGCATCACCCTGGCCGAAACCATGCGGCGTTCTGGCGTGGACCCCCAGCTGATCGAGGAAGTGATCATGGGCCAGGTCATTCAGACCGGTTCGGGCCAGGCCCCGGCCCGCCAGGCGGCCATCATGGCCGGTGTGCCCGACACGGCCGGCGCCATGACCATCAACAAGGTCTGCGGCTCGGGCCTCAAGTCGGTGATTCTGGCGGCCCAGAGCATCCGTGCCGGTGACCAGCAGGCGGTGCTGGCCGGCGGGATGGAATCCATGAGCAACGCCCCCTACCTGCTGCCCGGCGCCCGCAAGGGCTACCGCATGGGCCACAAGGAAGTGGTGGACGCCAATATGCAAGATGGCCTGTGGTGCTCCATCAACGACGAAGGCATGGGCATGACCGCCGAGCGAGTGGCCGACAAGTACGGCATCACCCGCGATGAGCAGGACGCTTTTGCCATCGCCAGCCACAAGAAAGCGGTTGCCGCGACCGACGCCGGACTGTTCAAGGAAGAAATCGTGCCGGTGACCGTGAAGGGCCGCAAGGGCGACACCGTGGTGGACACCGACGAAAGCCCCCGCCGCGACACCTCCGAGGAAACCCTGGCCCGCCTCAAGCCTGCTTTCAAACAAGGCGGCACCGTGACCGCTGGTAACGCGCCCGGCCTGAACGACGGCGCCGCCAGCCTGATGGTGGTCAGCGAGGAATTCGCCCAGAGCCACGGCCTGACCCCGCTGGCGGAAATTATCGACTACGCCACCGCCGGCCTGGACCCCAAGTGGATCATGATGACCCCGGTGCCCGCCACCCAGAAGCTGATGGAGAAGCTGAAGATGGATGTGGCGGACGTGGACCTCTGGGAACTGAACGAAGCGTTCAGCGTGCAGAGCCTGGCCGTAGGCCGTGAGCTGGGGCTGGACCTGGACCGCGTCAATGTGAACGGCGGCGCGGTGGCGCTGGGTCACCCCATCGGTGCCAGCGGCGCCCGCATTCTGGTCACGCTGCTGGGTGCCCTCAAGCAGCAGAACAAGGAACTGGGCGTGGCGACCCTGTGCATGGGCGGCGGCAACGGCCTGGCGATGGCCGTGCGCCGGCTGAGCTGA
- a CDS encoding YciI family protein, protein MSNLHVILVKYTAPTAEVEAATPAHRDWLDQHYRSGLFITSGPQEPRTGGLILAAGESKEQLLDVMQDDPFHKAGVAEYEIIEFRPVKRGKMIELDGVPLVE, encoded by the coding sequence ATGAGCAATCTGCACGTGATTCTGGTCAAATACACTGCCCCCACCGCCGAGGTCGAGGCGGCCACCCCCGCCCACCGCGACTGGCTGGACCAGCACTACCGCTCGGGCCTGTTCATCACCTCCGGCCCGCAGGAACCGCGCACCGGCGGCCTGATTCTGGCCGCCGGCGAGAGCAAGGAACAGCTGCTGGACGTAATGCAGGACGACCCCTTCCACAAGGCCGGGGTCGCGGAATACGAAATCATCGAATTCCGCCCGGTCAAGCGCGGGAAGATGATTGAGCTGGACGGCGTGCCGCTGGTGGAGTAG
- a CDS encoding 3-hydroxyacyl-CoA dehydrogenase family protein, whose product MKFGVIGAGQMGGGIAQVAAQSGFDVVVHDQKQEFLDRGRGVIEGSLGKLHEKGKLTDPPEAVLGRMQFTTSLQDFADCDLVVEAIVENEAIKKELFRQLGEIVKPEGILASNTSSIPITALATASGRPTQFIGMHFMNPVPLMQLVEVIRGYQTSDDTARFVNETAEKMGKTPLSCNDYPGFVSNRILMPMLNEAIQCVMEGVAEPEAIDGIMKMGMNHPMGPLTLADFIGLDTCLAIMEVLHQGLGDDKYRPSPLLRKMVQAGLLGRKSGEGFYKYN is encoded by the coding sequence ATGAAATTCGGAGTTATCGGCGCAGGACAGATGGGCGGCGGCATCGCGCAGGTGGCGGCGCAAAGTGGATTTGACGTGGTGGTCCATGACCAGAAGCAGGAGTTTCTGGACCGGGGCCGCGGTGTGATTGAGGGGAGCCTCGGCAAGCTGCACGAAAAAGGCAAGCTGACCGATCCGCCCGAAGCGGTGCTGGGGCGGATGCAGTTCACCACCAGCCTGCAGGACTTCGCCGACTGTGACCTGGTGGTGGAAGCCATCGTGGAAAACGAGGCCATCAAGAAAGAACTGTTCCGGCAGCTGGGCGAAATCGTGAAGCCGGAAGGCATCCTGGCCAGCAACACCAGTTCCATTCCCATCACGGCGCTGGCGACCGCTTCGGGCCGGCCCACCCAGTTCATCGGGATGCACTTTATGAACCCGGTACCGCTGATGCAACTGGTGGAAGTGATTCGCGGCTACCAGACGAGCGACGACACCGCCCGCTTCGTCAACGAGACCGCCGAGAAGATGGGCAAGACGCCGCTCTCGTGCAACGATTACCCCGGTTTTGTGTCCAACCGCATCCTGATGCCGATGCTGAACGAGGCCATTCAGTGCGTGATGGAAGGCGTGGCCGAGCCTGAAGCCATCGACGGCATTATGAAAATGGGTATGAACCACCCGATGGGGCCGCTGACGCTGGCCGACTTTATCGGGCTGGACACTTGCCTCGCCATTATGGAAGTGCTGCACCAGGGCCTGGGCGACGACAAGTACCGCCCCAGCCCGCTGCTGCGTAAGATGGTGCAGGCCGGGCTGCTGGGCCGCAAGAGCGGCGAAGGCTTTTACAAGTACAACTGA
- a CDS encoding GNAT family N-acetyltransferase, whose protein sequence is MPQIRPATPADLPAILNIYNHAVTHTTATYDHAPVSLESREEWFAERQAAGFPVLVAETEDGGVVGWASYGAFRPKLGYSRTVEHSVYLAPDFQGQGLGGELLDALITQATAQGYHLMIGVIDAENEGSLRFHRRHGFSEGGRLPQAGHKFGRWLDAAFLVRRLQEMDAPPHGQG, encoded by the coding sequence ATGCCCCAGATTCGCCCTGCCACGCCCGCTGACCTTCCCGCCATTCTGAACATCTATAACCACGCTGTGACGCACACCACCGCCACCTACGACCATGCTCCGGTCAGTTTGGAGAGCCGCGAGGAATGGTTTGCCGAGCGGCAGGCGGCCGGGTTCCCGGTGCTGGTGGCGGAAACAGAAGACGGCGGGGTGGTGGGCTGGGCCAGCTACGGCGCTTTCCGGCCCAAGCTGGGTTACAGCCGCACAGTCGAGCACTCGGTGTACCTGGCGCCCGACTTTCAGGGCCAGGGACTGGGCGGAGAGCTGCTGGACGCCCTGATAACCCAGGCCACCGCCCAGGGCTATCACCTGATGATCGGCGTGATTGACGCCGAGAACGAGGGCAGCCTGCGCTTTCATAGGCGCCACGGCTTCAGCGAGGGTGGACGGCTGCCTCAGGCCGGGCACAAGTTCGGGCGCTGGCTGGACGCCGCTTTTTTGGTGCGCCGGTTGCAGGAGATGGACGCCCCGCCGCACGGCCAGGGGTAA